The following coding sequences lie in one Candidatus Neomarinimicrobiota bacterium genomic window:
- a CDS encoding dihydrodipicolinate synthase family protein, which yields MTPTPHLSGAYAPILTPFTPDGGTIDWEAYRQQLDYLRGAGLDGVVVLGTNGEYGQLSDEEKYQLVTTTLEANTGLRVIVGGTKPESASGTLALLARLETLAPRIAAVLVAPPFFRNYAAGETVAAREVVQFYRSAVQMLDGLPLLLYNVPVPAGGQVTAEVTPQAVATLADEPGIVGIKDSSGQAELILAYQAARPGLRLLVGSDHLVAAAVDGGAAGSVTACANVFPAAVLAVYRASQGPEREAAQARLSALRRVLELVPGKLVAAQKMMLARLGVVPRQSPVRVGGELTPDEAAAVWEALEAAGGAVAPPGRRD from the coding sequence ATGACCCCCACTCCCCACCTCTCCGGGGCCTACGCCCCCATCCTCACACCTTTCACCCCTGACGGCGGCACCATCGACTGGGAGGCCTACCGGCAGCAACTGGACTACCTTCGCGGCGCCGGGCTGGACGGCGTGGTGGTGCTGGGCACCAACGGCGAGTACGGGCAGTTGTCGGACGAGGAAAAGTACCAGCTGGTGACCACCACGCTGGAGGCCAATACCGGCCTGCGCGTCATTGTTGGCGGCACCAAGCCCGAATCGGCGTCGGGGACCCTGGCCCTGCTGGCCCGGCTGGAAACGCTGGCCCCGCGCATTGCGGCGGTACTCGTGGCGCCCCCCTTTTTTCGAAACTACGCCGCCGGGGAAACCGTGGCAGCGAGGGAGGTGGTGCAGTTCTACCGCAGCGCCGTGCAGATGCTAGACGGGCTGCCACTCCTACTGTACAACGTGCCGGTGCCAGCGGGCGGTCAGGTAACGGCGGAAGTGACCCCCCAGGCGGTGGCCACCCTGGCCGATGAGCCAGGCATTGTGGGCATCAAGGACTCCAGCGGCCAGGCCGAACTGATCCTGGCCTATCAGGCGGCGCGGCCGGGCCTGCGACTACTGGTGGGCAGCGACCACTTAGTGGCGGCGGCCGTGGACGGCGGGGCGGCAGGGTCGGTGACGGCCTGCGCCAACGTCTTTCCCGCCGCCGTGCTGGCGGTGTACCGTGCAAGCCAGGGACCGGAGCGTGAGGCCGCCCAGGCTAGACTCAGCGCCCTGCGTAGGGTGCTGGAGCTGGTGCCGGGCAAGCTGGTAGCCGCCCAGAAAATGATGCTAGCCCGGCTGGGGGTTGTGCCCCGGCAGTCACCGGTGCGGGTCGGCGGCGAGCTCACCCCGGACGAGGCGGCGGCCGTGTGGGAGGCGCTGGAGGCGGCGGGGGGAGCAGTGGCACCACCGGGGCGAAGAGATTAA
- a CDS encoding VOC family protein — MLGKSLVVPTLPVVDLDRAKKFYLETLGLTVDSEDEWGTMLACGGGTKLLLYPRGATRADHTVASFEVDDVEAAVAELRAKGVVFQEYDQPGLKTENGVATAGESKAAWFLDPEGNILALGSSPD; from the coding sequence ATGTTAGGCAAATCCCTAGTGGTACCCACCTTGCCGGTGGTGGACCTCGACCGGGCCAAGAAATTCTATCTGGAGACCCTGGGCCTCACGGTGGATTCGGAGGACGAGTGGGGTACTATGCTGGCCTGCGGCGGCGGCACGAAACTGCTGCTCTACCCTCGCGGGGCTACGAGGGCAGACCATACTGTAGCCTCATTCGAGGTGGACGACGTGGAGGCCGCCGTAGCTGAGCTGCGAGCCAAGGGGGTGGTATTCCAAGAGTACGATCAGCCAGGGCTCAAGACCGAGAACGGTGTGGCTACCGCGGGTGAATCAAAGGCGGCCTGGTTCCTCGACCCGGAGGGCAACATCCTGGCACTGGGCTCCTCGCCGGACTAG